One stretch of Schlesneria sp. DSM 10557 DNA includes these proteins:
- a CDS encoding DUF255 domain-containing protein, with the protein MRLDRRVLVTLIGLVGSAVLCERDLASQEASPPGNKAERTNRLATESSPYLLLHAHNPVDWYPWGPEAFEKARKENKLVFLSVGYSSCYWCHVMERNVFSNEAIAKTLNEHFVCIKVDREERPDIDDIYMTALQVYFQMIGSPSNGGWPLSMFLTPDAKPVAGGTYFPPEDSEGNQGFPTVLEKLLDVWKNQHEQMLANADIISNETQRLMRPKIALKTIEINDKLTSTAFAAIASSFDPEFGGIDFNARNPEGPKFPTPTKLNFIQQVLRRTPNPEVAQLLDLTLIQMACGGIRDHVGGGFHRYSVDRRWSVPHFEKMLYDQAQLTDVFVEGFRTSHNPVYKQVAEEILEFVTREMTSPEGAFYSAIDAETDGIEGEYFVWEASEIDDILGDSAERFKEAYRIKDLSDFEHGNVLRLSPRRLPKSATATQDEGKGLANSEFDEFTADRKKLLAVRNLRKKPLRDEKVLTCWNGLMIGAFARAASPLQHPEYVRVAEKAATFLLENLRDPQGRLLHVWTGNQAKLNAYLDDYAFLIDGLLALYDATEDSKWLKSAKRLQDEQLRLFLDETNGGFFFTSHHHEELLARTKNSYDGVLPAGNSVSARNLIRLSKLTGIEAYREEARATIELLASSMEQSPRGLANLALAATELLEAEGETKGADTREVTAEVTPAAAQQPAASKEPLVVLADQKEERPKKDELVTGRAYLSTDKLPPGGTSQFLVLLDVKEGWHINANPPSQEHLIPTKVTFKSKAGAKLSDPKYPKGHGFKFEGEEAEVDVYEGEVAIRGVVTVPEKAAGQMDEMEISITYQACNDTGCRPPKTIKLTGKLAVANRGETVKNINARLFKEAPKGEERRK; encoded by the coding sequence TGACCGTCGGGTTTTAGTGACCCTGATTGGGTTGGTTGGTTCGGCAGTGCTGTGCGAAAGGGACCTGGCCTCGCAGGAAGCCTCCCCACCCGGCAATAAGGCCGAGCGCACTAACCGCCTCGCCACTGAGAGCAGCCCCTATCTGCTGCTCCACGCTCACAATCCCGTCGACTGGTACCCCTGGGGTCCAGAAGCCTTCGAGAAAGCCCGGAAAGAGAACAAGCTGGTCTTTCTGTCCGTGGGTTACAGCAGTTGCTACTGGTGTCACGTGATGGAGCGAAATGTCTTCAGCAATGAAGCGATTGCCAAGACGCTGAACGAACACTTTGTCTGCATTAAAGTTGACCGCGAAGAGCGCCCTGATATCGACGATATCTACATGACCGCCCTGCAGGTCTATTTTCAGATGATCGGGTCACCTTCAAATGGAGGCTGGCCCCTTTCGATGTTCCTCACCCCTGACGCCAAGCCTGTGGCGGGCGGTACCTACTTCCCCCCAGAGGATTCTGAGGGGAACCAGGGATTCCCGACCGTTCTCGAAAAGCTGCTCGACGTCTGGAAGAATCAGCATGAACAAATGCTGGCAAACGCCGACATTATCTCCAACGAAACCCAGCGTCTGATGCGACCCAAAATCGCTCTGAAGACGATTGAAATCAACGACAAGCTGACCTCTACCGCCTTTGCGGCAATTGCATCGAGTTTCGATCCGGAATTCGGCGGAATTGATTTCAATGCCCGCAATCCCGAGGGCCCCAAATTTCCGACTCCCACGAAGTTGAACTTCATTCAGCAGGTCCTGCGCAGAACGCCGAACCCTGAAGTGGCCCAGTTGCTGGATCTGACTCTCATTCAAATGGCCTGTGGCGGAATCCGCGATCATGTCGGCGGAGGCTTCCATCGATACTCTGTCGATCGTCGCTGGAGTGTCCCCCACTTTGAAAAAATGCTGTACGACCAGGCTCAGCTGACTGACGTGTTTGTCGAAGGGTTTCGCACCAGCCACAACCCCGTTTACAAACAGGTTGCAGAAGAGATCCTGGAGTTCGTCACACGCGAAATGACATCCCCGGAAGGAGCATTCTACTCGGCAATCGATGCTGAAACGGATGGAATCGAAGGGGAGTATTTCGTTTGGGAAGCGAGCGAAATTGACGATATCCTGGGTGACAGCGCAGAACGTTTCAAGGAAGCGTATCGCATCAAGGACCTGTCAGATTTTGAACACGGAAATGTGCTTCGGCTTTCCCCACGGCGATTGCCGAAATCGGCCACCGCCACTCAGGACGAGGGGAAAGGGTTGGCCAATAGCGAGTTCGATGAATTCACCGCTGACCGCAAGAAGCTGCTGGCTGTCCGAAATCTCCGCAAGAAACCACTTCGTGACGAGAAAGTGCTGACCTGCTGGAATGGACTGATGATCGGCGCCTTCGCCCGCGCCGCCTCGCCGCTTCAGCACCCCGAATACGTTCGGGTTGCCGAGAAAGCAGCAACCTTTCTTCTCGAAAACCTGCGTGATCCCCAAGGCCGATTGCTGCACGTCTGGACGGGCAATCAGGCCAAACTCAATGCCTACCTGGACGACTACGCATTTCTCATCGACGGTCTGCTCGCTCTGTACGACGCCACTGAAGATTCGAAATGGCTGAAGTCGGCAAAGCGACTGCAGGACGAACAACTGCGCCTGTTCCTGGATGAAACGAACGGTGGGTTCTTCTTCACATCGCACCATCACGAAGAGCTTCTGGCGCGCACAAAAAATTCCTATGACGGTGTGCTGCCTGCCGGAAACAGTGTCAGCGCAAGAAACCTGATCCGACTGTCAAAACTGACCGGAATCGAGGCCTACCGCGAAGAGGCACGCGCAACAATTGAGCTGCTTGCGTCGAGCATGGAACAGTCCCCTCGCGGACTGGCCAATCTCGCCCTCGCAGCGACCGAATTACTCGAAGCCGAGGGAGAAACCAAAGGGGCGGACACCCGTGAAGTGACAGCCGAGGTCACACCCGCCGCCGCTCAGCAGCCCGCCGCGTCGAAAGAACCGCTGGTCGTACTTGCTGACCAGAAAGAAGAACGTCCGAAAAAGGATGAACTGGTTACCGGTCGGGCGTACCTCTCGACCGACAAATTGCCCCCCGGTGGGACCAGCCAGTTTCTCGTCCTGCTGGACGTGAAAGAGGGTTGGCATATCAACGCGAACCCGCCCAGCCAGGAGCATTTGATTCCCACGAAGGTTACTTTCAAATCCAAGGCCGGTGCAAAACTCTCCGATCCCAAGTACCCGAAGGGCCACGGATTCAAGTTCGAAGGAGAAGAGGCGGAAGTGGACGTGTACGAAGGGGAAGTCGCAATTCGCGGAGTTGTAACGGTTCCTGAGAAAGCGGCCGGACAAATGGACGAAATGGAAATCTCCATTACCTATCAGGCATGTAATGACACCGGCTGTCGTCCACCCAAGACGATCAAGCTGACGGGGAAACTTGCGGTCGCCAATCGGGGAGAAACCGTGAAGAACATCAACGCCCGCCTCTTCAAGGAAGCCCCCAAGGGCGAAGAACGCCGCAAGTAG